The Elusimicrobiota bacterium genome includes the window GTTTGTCTTATATTTTGGCGGAAAATAACTGATTAAAATATCGGGATTTACTTTTTGCATAAAATTGTTTGAAGGAATGCGGAATCCATTTTCAGGCAATTGAAGAATGTGCGATTTAATATTTGAATCGGAATTACTGTAATATTCTTCTTCCTTTAATCCCATATTGCCGGTCAACAAAACATTATTGCTTTTGTATGACAATAAAATAACAAGAGAGCCATTTTCATTATTCACAGATAAATGATCTGATGATAATATCGTTATACTTGCCCCGTCTTCAAAAAACCTGTCTCCGGGCTGTGCCTGTTTTAGCAAAATATTCTTTTTCTTAACCGTCGTAATAAACTCCGATAAATTATTGCTAATATAGGTTTCAGGGCGTAATATTATTTCCTTTATTTTTAATTTATCAGCTAGATAGGTAAATACTCCGTATCTTAAAGAATTACTGCCTGTTATAAAAACCCTTTCAATTTCTGTTATTCCCTTTGACCGGAAATAAGGCATTAATATTTTCTCTACCGTATTATAGTAGGAATTAGGGTAAGTGCCGGTGTCAATCAAGTAATTATTTCCGTTCGGAAACCGAACATGAACTGCGTTTGAAAAAGGTATATTCAGGAAATTTATTTCAAGAGTATTTCTTGAATGCTGATAATCTATCAACAGTTTAATAGGGGAAACAACTAAAAACGGGATAATTAATAAAAGAAGTTTCGGGTATTGTTTTATTTTAAATATTATGAATAAAAAACCGTAATAGAAAAGAATTGAAAAGGCTGAGGGTGAGGGAAGGGAAATTATTGAATATTTTAATTTAGAAGAATATGAAACTGTAAAAATTATTGAATTCACTATATATTGATTCAACAAAGCAGCTAATGAAGCAAGAAAAGGAGATAGAAAATGTATCAAATATAGAAATATCCCTGCTGCCGTAACAACGCCGGCCAAGGGAACGACAATAAGATTTGTTAAAATCCCAATAAGAGAAAATTTGTTGAAATAATAGGCAAGTAGAGGCAAAACCGCAAGTTGAGCAGAAAGTGATACTGCAAAAACTGTTCCAATAGTATTTTTGATCCAAAAAGTAAATCTTTTAAACGGAATAATAAAATAAGGATAAAA containing:
- a CDS encoding DNA internalization-related competence protein ComEC/Rec2 → MFPFSIIKKRPIIAATIIYILFLIFLNSTGFFSPEKRSKIIGFIQKDSLNVTGQIISEPEIKNNYIFFLLKSSKIESKKISEKILVTYDFRGNTFKIGDIIEIRGKIKTPHTANNPGEFNYGKYLNRQNVYTLLKAFSIRKTGFNKPQFLYRFSLLIQKDIIKTIELYLPPKEASVLIPMVVGNKSSLSKEIKEEFMDAGVMHVLVVSGLNVGYVCAIFLGLFRLTGLRKRRSALLTIPFILFYCMMTGANPPILRASIMAVFVILSLSLAREPLIYHSLALSALTILLFDPQALFTASFQLSFAATIGIVYFYPYFIIPFKRFTFWIKNTIGTVFAVSLSAQLAVLPLLAYYFNKFSLIGILTNLIVVPLAGVVTAAGIFLYLIHFLSPFLASLAALLNQYIVNSIIFTVSYSSKLKYSIISLPSPSAFSILFYYGFLFIIFKIKQYPKLLLLIIPFLVVSPIKLLIDYQHSRNTLEINFLNIPFSNAVHVRFPNGNNYLIDTGTYPNSYYNTVEKILMPYFRSKGITEIERVFITGSNSLRYGVFTYLADKLKIKEIILRPETYISNNLSEFITTVKKKNILLKQAQPGDRFFEDGASITILSSDHLSVNNENGSLVILLSYKSNNVLLTGNMGLKEEEYYSNSDSNIKSHILQLPENGFRIPSNNFMQKVNPDILISYFPPKYKTNKKVYSLNQSGMISIDLGLKGISVEKFRK